CGGTGTCCTTGTGAGTCAAACAGTTCTTGAGCAGCATCGGCATCGCTTTCACCCTGTAGAAGATTGGACAATTCTTCCCATTTCCGATCCGTATCGCTTTGTCGAACCCTTTGGGCAAGTGTCTCTAAGTGTTGCAGGGTCTGAATTTCTGATCGCAATTCAGTAATCGTCCCAGCGGCTGAAGCACGAGCAACGACTTCTTCCTCTTTTGCTTCTACTTCTTCAGCGGGTGTTTCATCATAGAACTCATCTGCTTCTCCAGTGTTTATCGGAATCTCAGTCAATCCTGCCTGATTTTCTAAATCAACATTACGGTTCTGTATCATTTCTTGCAGGAGTGCCTCTAAACGCGCCCTGCGACGTTGAATCGAGCGGTAAATCGCCTCTGGTGAGGAGGCAAGCCTTCGCTGTAAAATCGTGAGTGCAAAACCGATTCTGTTACCGCGTTGTCCTCTGATTAAGTCAGCGCGATTCATTTCCTTACGGACATACGCTGTCACTTCATCGTATAGAGACTTCTCCAGTTCAGAGAGTTCATAGTTAATCGTATAGGCATAGCGTTCCGGGAATAACCGTGTGCCATCAAATTTCAATAAATCTTCTTTCACCATTCGGCGCATCAAATCAGAAGTATCCACAGCGTGAACACCATCTCGGAAACGTCCCTCAAAACGGTCTTCATCCAGCAATGCCATAAAGAGTTGGAAATCTGCCTCTTTACCGTTATGGGGTGTTGCGGTGAGCAAGAGAAAGTGGCGTGTGAGTTTTCCAAGCAATTGTCCGAGTCTATAGCGTGCTGTAGTGCTTATTTTCGTGCCAGTGGCTGAAGCCGACATTTTGTGTGCTTCATCGCAGACGATAATATCCCAGTGGGTTTCTTTCAATTTCTCTTGATACGCGTCATCTCGGCTGAGTTGATCGAGCCGACAGATAAGGAAATCTTCTTCCTGAAACAGGTTTCCAGTACGAGGGGTATTAAATTTTTCGCGGGTGAAAATCTCAAATGGTAGGTGAAAGCGTTGATAGAGTTCTACCTGCCACTGCTCCACAAGGTTACCCGGACATACAATCAGGCATCGTTTTAAATCACCTCGCACAAGGAGTTCCTTAAGATACAGCCCCGTCATAATCGTCTTCCCAGCACCCGGATCGTCTGCGAGAAGGTAACGCAAAGGCTGCCGGGGCAGCATATCTTCATAGACTGCAGTAATCTGGTGGGGTAACGGTTCAACCTGCGAAGCATGCACCGCAAGTAACGGGTCAAATAGATGTGCTAATCGAATACGATGTGCCTCAGAAACGAGTCGAAACGTTTCGCCATCTCCGTCAAAGCTCCAAGGGAGACCGGCAGTGACAATTTCAAGGTCGGATTCCTTACTACGAAAAAGAAGTTGGGCACCCGGATTGCCAGCCGAATCTGTGAAAAAAAGGTCAATTGCGGCATCACGTCGCCAATGCACGACGACGACTGTTACGTGTTGGTTGGGTAATACACCTTTAACAATAGTACCTGGTTGGAGTTCTTCTAAGCGTGCCAAATGAAGTCATCCTTGCGTTTTGGGTTGATTATGGTAGATTTCGGACTTGCACAAACTAAAAGTTTATGCTACAAAGAGATCTACTTATTTATAGGTTTCACCATTGTCAATGCCTTAAAATGTTACACCAGTGTAACATTGCAGGGTCAGCAGTCAGTATCTCTAACCTTAGGGTCCGTCTGCTTTTCGGAGCATTTTTGGAACTGGTGTTCTGTTAGAAAAAAATAAATTGGTGGAAGTGTAACATTTTCGAAGTGCTTTTTTCTTGGTTCGGATTTACATTATATATGATAACATATTTGACTGCGTGATGCAAATTTATCTTTATCGTGAAATCTACAATTACAAAGAATGTGTATTGCTTTAACCTGCGGATTTATGCTAATATAATGGTGTGAACTTAAAAGCCGTTTTTGAACAACTTCAAGGCAAGCGGGTCGTGATTATCGGTGATGTCATCTTGGACAGATATGTCTGGGGGGATGTGAAACGAATTTCGCCAGAAGCCCCTGTTCCAGTGTTTGAAACGACGACAGAGAAGACCGGATGTGGTGGCGCAGCGAATGTCGCCCAAAATGTTGCCAGCTTAGGCGGCAACGCAACGCTGGTCGGGGTCATCGGTGAGGACAGGGAAGGCGAAAAGTTAGTCCAGATGCTAACCGAAACGAATCTCGTTACGACCGGGGTCTATGCGGATCCGCAGCGACCGACAAGCACAAAAACACGCGTCATTGCCCGTGGCGCCATGCCCTTCCCAGATCGGGAACGGGATTCGGGACATCACCTGCTCCGTATTGACAGGGAATCCAAACAGGAAATCTCGCCGCAGATACGAGAACACCTACTGAACACTATCGCTGCGCAGCTGCCAACAAGCGATGCAATTATCTTTGCTGACTACGATAAAGGGGTCGTCACGCCTCAGCTCATCAAGGATGTTATGAAACACGCCAAATCTTACGGTATCCCCATCATCGTCGATCCGAAGCAAAACAACTTCTGGCACTATAAAGGTGTAACCGCCGTTACGCCGAACCACAAGGAAGCAAGTGCTGCTGTCCATGAAGAAATCACGGATATGTCCGATCTCGTCGCTGTTGGTGAGAAAATTCTGGACAGATTGTCCCTTAAGGCGTTGCTAATTACCCGCGATGCGAAGGGTATGTCTCTGTTTCACCGTTCGGCAGATAGTATCGTAAAAGCAGAGCATCTCCCACCCCACTCAAACAGTGTGACAGATGTTACAGGGGCAGGGGACACGGTTGTTGCCGCTTTCACACTCGCGCTCGCAGCCGGTGCTGAATTTCGTAGTGCTGCGGTGCTGTCTAACCTTGCAGGTGGGATAGCCGTCGGTAAGATGGGGTGTGCGACCGTTACACCACAGGAACTGCTGTACACTATCAAGGCTTTTTAATTTTACCTTAAATCGCGACGAAAGTTTCAAGGTTGCGAAGTGTGCTAAAGTTTGCGAGTTTCAAGAGACGCCTTAGCAACTTTACAGATTTTAGAACACTTTACAACTTTCTACCAGACCCGTAGCCTGCAACAACGGCGCAGGCGGATTTAAGGAATGTGCGTTAAAGATTCAAAATGATGTCATTTCTCCGCAAGGAAAGATTAAAAAGATGAAGACTATTTTTCTCGATAGAGATGGTGTTATCAACCGGAATCCACCCAATAAAGGCTACGTCCGGAAATGGGCAGAATTCACCTTCATTCCGAATTCCCGGAAAGCGATCCGAGAATTAACAGAAGGCGGTTATCGAATTATTGTGGTAACCAATCAATCAGGAATCGGGAGAGGCCTCTATTCAGAGGAAGATTTAGCGGATATTCACTCACGAATGGTTGCCGAAATTAGAAAATCAGGTGGAACAATTGATGCCGTTTATTACTGTCCACACCATCCCGATGCCGGATGTGAGTGTCGCAAACCGAAGCCGGGTATGTTAATGCGCGCTGCCCGTGAACACAACATTGAACTGGAAAATGCCTATTTGATTGGTGATTGGACCACAGATATTGAGGTAGGACAGCGTGTCGGTGCCACAGCATTTCTCGTTTTAACAGGACTTGGACAGGAGAGTTATTACCACTACATTCGGACGAAACCGTGTCGGCGTGCGGATCAGAACGGACATCGTCCTGATAGGATCTTCACAAACCTTTACACAGCAACGCGTTGGCTTATAGAAAATTAGAATGAAAAACTGAAACTGTAGCCCGTAATGTAATGGAGGGCGGATATACGGAGAGGCACTTCATCCATCAAATCCACCTGACCGAACCGCAAGGTAAAATTAAAAGATGATTCTTGGAAAAATAGAAACCCGGACGGCTCGCTCGGGTGTTATCGGGCTTGGATATGTCGGACTGCCGCTTGCCGTTGCGATTGCGAGTGCAGGATTCCGAGTTACAGGCATCGATATCTGTTCAGAAAAAATAGAACGGTTGAAACAGGGCATCTCCGACGTTCCTGATGCGACCAACGCAGTGCTCGTCCCCCTTATTGCGTCCGAGCAGCTGCAGGTAACGACAGACTTTTCTGTGCTACGCGAATTGGACACAGTTAATATCTGTGTGCCGACCCCTCTGGGGGAAAACCGAACCCCCGACATGCAGTTTATCATCGCTGCAGTTCAGCAAATTGCGCAATACCTCCACCCCGAACAACTGATTATCCTCGAAAGCACCACCTACCCCGGCACTACCGCAGAGGTTGTATTGCCCGAACTCAACGCCCAGTTTCCTGGCACCCTACAAGTAGGACGTGATTTCTATCTCGCCTACTCACCGGAACGGATCGAGCCGGGGAATAGTACCTACTCCGTGACAAACACCCCTAAAATTATCGGAGGTGTCACGCCGCAATGCACCCACGTCGCGAAAACCTTCTACGCACAGTTCATTCATAAAACACACACAGTCTCTTCACCCCGGACAGCAGAGATGGTCAAACTCTTAGAAAACACGTTTCGGAGTGTCAACATCGGCTTAATTAATGAGGTCGCGCTTATCTGTGACCGGATGGAGCTTGATGTGTGGGAAATCATTGATGCCGCTGCGACAAAACCGTTCGGATTTATGCCGTTCTATCCAGGTCCCGGGCTGGGTGGACACTGTATTCCAATTGACCCGCATTATCTCTCTTGGAAAGCACAGATGTATCAGTATCACGCTCGATTTATTGAGCTCGCTACCGAAATTAACAGTGAGATGCCGAAATACGTGTTAGACAAAATCATCCACGCCCTGAATCTTCAACGTAAACCCTTGAATGGAGCGAAACTATTAATCTTAGGAATCGCTTATAAAAAGGACATCGGCGACATTCGCGAATCGCCCGCACTTGAAGTAATTCGTTTAATTCTTGACAAAAAAGCGGAATTCCTATATCATGACCCCTATATAAAAGACTTGTCTCTTGATGATACAGAAATCTATCACTCAGAACCGCTAACAGCAGCTCTTGTAGAAAGTGTTGATTGTGTTGTCGTCCTAACCGATCATACTGCTATAGACTACAACTGGCTCGTCACACATGCCCAACTGATTGTTGACACACGCAATGCAACGCGCGGTGTCAAGAAAGGACAGGAAAAAATTATCAAAATTTAATTTTTAATAAGGTAAAATTAAAAATCGGAGTATAATAATGTCAAATCCAGACCTAAGATTTCATATACAGCGCGACCAACTCACGTGGTTTCTCGACCTACTTTTAAATGAAAGAGAAATTTTTCAATT
This genomic interval from Candidatus Poribacteria bacterium contains the following:
- the rfaE1 gene encoding D-glycero-beta-D-manno-heptose-7-phosphate kinase, whose amino-acid sequence is MNLKAVFEQLQGKRVVIIGDVILDRYVWGDVKRISPEAPVPVFETTTEKTGCGGAANVAQNVASLGGNATLVGVIGEDREGEKLVQMLTETNLVTTGVYADPQRPTSTKTRVIARGAMPFPDRERDSGHHLLRIDRESKQEISPQIREHLLNTIAAQLPTSDAIIFADYDKGVVTPQLIKDVMKHAKSYGIPIIVDPKQNNFWHYKGVTAVTPNHKEASAAVHEEITDMSDLVAVGEKILDRLSLKALLITRDAKGMSLFHRSADSIVKAEHLPPHSNSVTDVTGAGDTVVAAFTLALAAGAEFRSAAVLSNLAGGIAVGKMGCATVTPQELLYTIKAF
- the gmhB gene encoding D-glycero-beta-D-manno-heptose 1,7-bisphosphate 7-phosphatase; amino-acid sequence: MKTIFLDRDGVINRNPPNKGYVRKWAEFTFIPNSRKAIRELTEGGYRIIVVTNQSGIGRGLYSEEDLADIHSRMVAEIRKSGGTIDAVYYCPHHPDAGCECRKPKPGMLMRAAREHNIELENAYLIGDWTTDIEVGQRVGATAFLVLTGLGQESYYHYIRTKPCRRADQNGHRPDRIFTNLYTATRWLIEN
- a CDS encoding nucleotide sugar dehydrogenase — translated: MILGKIETRTARSGVIGLGYVGLPLAVAIASAGFRVTGIDICSEKIERLKQGISDVPDATNAVLVPLIASEQLQVTTDFSVLRELDTVNICVPTPLGENRTPDMQFIIAAVQQIAQYLHPEQLIILESTTYPGTTAEVVLPELNAQFPGTLQVGRDFYLAYSPERIEPGNSTYSVTNTPKIIGGVTPQCTHVAKTFYAQFIHKTHTVSSPRTAEMVKLLENTFRSVNIGLINEVALICDRMELDVWEIIDAAATKPFGFMPFYPGPGLGGHCIPIDPHYLSWKAQMYQYHARFIELATEINSEMPKYVLDKIIHALNLQRKPLNGAKLLILGIAYKKDIGDIRESPALEVIRLILDKKAEFLYHDPYIKDLSLDDTEIYHSEPLTAALVESVDCVVVLTDHTAIDYNWLVTHAQLIVDTRNATRGVKKGQEKIIKI